The following are from one region of the Paracoccus sp. S3-43 genome:
- a CDS encoding TerC family protein, whose product MQDIAALIQQPEAWIALATLMVMEIVLGIDNLLFISILSNKLPEEQRDRARKIGIGLALILRLGLLATVAWIVQLTRPVVTVLGNELSWKDMILIAGGLFLVWKATKEIHHHVDPTDHEDTIVGTASLTFGGMIAQILMLDLVFSIDSIITAVGMTPHVEIMVVAVVVAVAVMLLAAGPLATFIGQNPTIVMLALSFLLLIGTTLIAEGFGVHVPKGYVYAAMAFSASVEALNMWARNARRRKAGR is encoded by the coding sequence ATGCAGGACATTGCCGCCCTTATCCAGCAGCCCGAAGCCTGGATCGCCCTTGCCACGCTCATGGTGATGGAGATCGTGCTGGGCATCGACAACCTGCTGTTCATCTCGATCCTGTCGAACAAGCTGCCCGAGGAGCAGCGAGACCGCGCCCGCAAGATCGGCATCGGCTTGGCGCTGATCCTGCGTTTGGGCCTGCTGGCGACAGTCGCCTGGATCGTGCAGCTTACCCGGCCGGTCGTCACGGTCCTGGGCAACGAGCTGTCCTGGAAGGACATGATCCTGATCGCCGGGGGTCTGTTCCTGGTCTGGAAGGCCACCAAGGAAATTCACCATCACGTCGATCCGACCGACCATGAGGACACCATCGTCGGCACGGCATCCCTGACCTTCGGCGGCATGATCGCGCAGATCCTGATGCTGGATCTGGTGTTTTCCATCGACAGCATCATCACCGCCGTCGGCATGACCCCGCATGTGGAGATCATGGTGGTCGCGGTCGTCGTGGCGGTCGCGGTCATGCTGCTTGCGGCCGGTCCGCTGGCGACCTTCATCGGCCAGAACCCGACCATCGTGATGCTGGCGCTGTCCTTCCTGCTGCTGATCGGCACGACGCTGATCGCCGAGGGCTTCGGGGTTCATGTCCCCAAGGGCTATGTCTATGCCGCGATGGCATTCTCGGCCAGCGTCGAGGCGCTGAACATGTGGGCCAGGAATGCGCGCCGGAGGAAGGCCGGGCGCTGA
- a CDS encoding peroxiredoxin — MKAGDKLPLVTFRTRVRDESVGGPNPFRWQDMTTDDYFAGKRVVLFSLPGAFTPTCSTYQLPGFEKAFGQMQDLGIDAVYCLSVNDSFVMNQWAKAQNLKNVTVIPDGSGEFTDKVGMLVRKDNLGFGARSWRYAAVVNDGVVEAWFEEPGRCDDCAEDPYGATSPESVLEWLQTTKVAEEA, encoded by the coding sequence ATGAAAGCCGGAGACAAGCTGCCCCTCGTGACCTTCCGCACCCGCGTGCGCGACGAATCCGTCGGCGGTCCGAACCCGTTCCGCTGGCAGGACATGACGACCGACGACTATTTCGCGGGCAAGCGCGTGGTGCTGTTCTCGCTGCCGGGCGCCTTCACGCCGACCTGCTCGACCTACCAGCTGCCGGGCTTCGAAAAGGCCTTCGGGCAGATGCAGGATCTGGGCATCGACGCGGTCTATTGCCTGTCGGTCAATGACAGCTTCGTGATGAACCAGTGGGCCAAGGCGCAGAATCTGAAGAACGTGACCGTCATCCCGGACGGATCGGGCGAATTCACCGACAAGGTCGGGATGCTGGTGCGCAAGGACAACCTGGGCTTCGGCGCGCGGTCCTGGCGCTATGCCGCCGTCGTCAATGACGGCGTGGTGGAAGCCTGGTTCGAGGAACCCGGCCGCTGCGACGACTGCGCCGAGGATCCCTATGGCGCCACCTCGCCGGAATCGGTGCTGGAGTGGTTGCAGACCACGAAGGTCGCCGAAGAGGCTTGA
- a CDS encoding hydrogen peroxide-inducible genes activator has protein sequence MNITLRQLRYFLALAREAHFTRAAEAMHVTQPALSMQIRALEDELGSPVVERTPAGVVLTPQGRALESHARQVMAAMAGLEQAMRQPGQGGRLMLGMIPTVAPYLLPQALPILRARDLSRDLHLREAQTDRLVEELAQGRLDVAVVATPPETDDLVALPLFTDPFLLAGSQDRIARLGPSRPEPRDLDPGQLLLLDEGHCLGDQALEVCGLHRRSARLDLGAASLSTLCRLAAQGMGLTFLPQLAVRQECAAAPGLAVVPFPDPQPCREVLLLRRASTPAGGWFDELAGVLAETGERMMAEGC, from the coding sequence ATGAACATCACCCTGCGCCAGTTGCGCTATTTCCTGGCCTTGGCGCGAGAGGCCCATTTCACCCGCGCGGCCGAGGCGATGCATGTCACCCAGCCCGCCCTGTCGATGCAGATCCGCGCGTTGGAGGACGAGCTCGGCAGCCCGGTTGTCGAACGCACGCCGGCGGGCGTGGTGCTGACCCCGCAGGGGCGCGCCCTGGAAAGCCATGCCCGTCAGGTCATGGCGGCGATGGCCGGGCTGGAACAGGCGATGCGCCAGCCGGGGCAGGGCGGGCGGCTGATGCTGGGGATGATCCCGACCGTCGCGCCCTATCTTCTGCCGCAGGCTTTGCCGATCCTGCGCGCCCGCGACCTGAGCCGAGACCTGCATCTGAGAGAGGCGCAGACCGACCGGCTGGTCGAGGAACTGGCCCAGGGGCGGCTGGACGTGGCGGTGGTGGCGACCCCGCCCGAGACCGACGACCTGGTGGCCCTGCCGCTGTTCACCGATCCTTTCCTGCTGGCGGGCAGCCAGGACCGCATCGCCCGCCTGGGCCCGTCGCGACCCGAGCCGCGCGACCTGGATCCCGGCCAGTTGCTGCTGCTGGACGAAGGGCATTGCCTGGGCGACCAGGCGCTTGAGGTCTGCGGCCTGCACCGCCGCAGCGCCCGGCTGGATCTGGGCGCGGCGTCGCTGTCCACGCTGTGCAGGCTGGCGGCGCAGGGAATGGGCCTGACCTTCCTGCCGCAACTTGCGGTCCGCCAGGAATGCGCGGCCGCGCCCGGCCTGGCGGTCGTGCCCTTTCCCGACCCCCAGCCCTGCCGCGAGGTTCTGCTGCTGCGCCGCGCCTCGACCCCGGCGGGGGGCTGGTTCGACGAACTGGCAGGCGTGCTGGCCGAGACGGGCGAAAGGATGATGGCGGAAGGGTGTTGA
- a CDS encoding catalase yields the protein MSQDTPRHPRMTTTAGAPIASNQHSETAGDRGPMLMQDYQLLEKLAHQNRERIPERVVHAKGWGAFGTFTVTQDITRYTQASIFGAVGKTTPMLARFSTVAGEMGAADHERDVRGFALKFYTDEGNWDLVGNNTPVFFVRDPLKFPDFIHTQKRHPRTNLRSPTAMWDFWGQVPESLHQVTILMSDRGLPQDPTFMDGFGSHTYSFWNKDGERFWVKFHFKTRQGHRFYTNGEAAEIIGHSREGYQEALFGKIERGEFPRWTMYVQIMPELDADKTPYDPFDLTKVWPHGDYPLIEVGEFELNRNADNYFAQIEQAAFSPSNKVRGIGYSPDKMLQARVFSYADAHRYRLGTHYEHLPVNAPKCPVHHYHKDGQMNFFGQVTGSTDAYYEPNSRGGAVEDPSFAEPPLRLAGVAARQPHRQRIDDYEQPRALHDRVLNDDERARLYKNIAAAMEGADEDVVERALVHFDRISPAYGAGIRAARAEKAAHSHAAE from the coding sequence ATGAGCCAGGACACCCCCCGCCACCCCCGGATGACCACGACGGCGGGCGCGCCGATCGCCTCGAACCAGCACAGCGAAACGGCTGGCGACCGCGGCCCCATGCTGATGCAGGATTATCAGCTTCTGGAAAAGCTGGCGCATCAGAACCGCGAACGCATCCCGGAACGCGTGGTCCACGCCAAGGGCTGGGGCGCCTTCGGCACCTTCACCGTCACACAGGACATCACCCGCTATACGCAGGCCTCGATCTTCGGCGCGGTCGGCAAGACCACCCCGATGCTGGCGCGGTTTTCCACCGTGGCCGGAGAGATGGGCGCGGCGGATCATGAACGCGACGTGCGGGGCTTCGCGCTGAAATTCTATACCGACGAAGGCAACTGGGATCTGGTCGGCAACAACACGCCGGTGTTCTTCGTGCGCGACCCGCTGAAATTCCCCGACTTCATCCACACCCAGAAACGCCATCCGCGCACCAATCTGCGCAGCCCGACGGCGATGTGGGATTTCTGGGGCCAGGTGCCCGAATCGCTGCATCAGGTGACGATCCTGATGTCGGACCGGGGCCTGCCGCAGGATCCGACCTTCATGGACGGCTTCGGCAGCCACACCTATTCCTTCTGGAACAAGGACGGCGAACGCTTCTGGGTCAAGTTCCACTTCAAGACCCGGCAGGGCCACCGCTTCTATACCAACGGCGAGGCGGCCGAGATCATCGGCCACAGCCGCGAAGGCTATCAAGAGGCGCTGTTCGGCAAGATCGAGCGGGGCGAATTCCCCCGCTGGACGATGTATGTGCAGATCATGCCGGAACTGGACGCGGACAAGACGCCCTATGATCCCTTCGACCTGACCAAGGTCTGGCCGCATGGGGATTACCCGTTGATCGAGGTCGGCGAGTTCGAACTGAACCGCAATGCCGATAACTATTTCGCGCAGATCGAACAGGCGGCCTTCAGCCCGTCGAACAAGGTGCGCGGCATCGGCTACAGCCCCGACAAGATGTTGCAGGCCCGCGTCTTCAGCTATGCCGACGCGCATCGTTACCGGCTGGGAACGCATTACGAACACCTGCCGGTGAACGCGCCGAAATGCCCGGTGCATCACTATCACAAGGACGGGCAGATGAATTTCTTCGGCCAGGTGACGGGCAGCACGGACGCCTATTACGAGCCCAACAGCCGGGGCGGCGCGGTCGAGGATCCGTCCTTCGCCGAGCCGCCGCTGCGCTTGGCCGGCGTGGCCGCGCGCCAGCCGCATCGCCAGCGGATCGACGATTACGAACAGCCCCGCGCGCTGCACGACCGGGTGCTGAACGACGACGAACGCGCGCGGCTCTACAAGAACATCGCCGCCGCCATGGAGGGCGCGGACGAAGACGTGGTCGAACGGGCGCTTGTGCATTTCGACCGGATCAGCCCGGCCTACGGCGCCGGGATCCGGGCGGCGCGGGCGGAAAAGGCCGCCCACAGCCACGCCGCCGAATAG